Proteins from a single region of Cydia splendana chromosome 9, ilCydSple1.2, whole genome shotgun sequence:
- the LOC134793559 gene encoding uncharacterized protein LOC134793559, which translates to MSQLQAGQQLVKKTMDEMIQQKQTTEKVSIQARQEFSESFQSSYEEEFEEEIHIDAHGNQVSKRIESSSESSEHSKSADVRVKASGLNNEQVQALTDCANQAGQLALDSKPAN; encoded by the coding sequence ATGTCTCAACTGCAAGCCGGTCAGCAGCTGGTGAAGAAGACCATGGATGAGATGATCCAACAAAAACAAACCACAGAAAAGGTTTCCATTCAAGCAAGACAAGAGTTCAGTGAGAGTTTCCAATCAAGTTACGAAGAAGAATTTGAAGAGGAGATTCACATCGATGCGCACGGAAACCAGGTGTCGAAGAGAATTGAATCCAGCAGTGAGAGCTCTGAGCATTCTAAGAGCGCTGATGTCCGGGTGAAGGCTTCGGGACTCAACAATGAACAAGTGCAAGCACTCACGGACTGCGCAAACCAGGCGGGACAACTAGCCCTGGACTCTAAACCCGCAAACTGA